The Elaeis guineensis isolate ETL-2024a chromosome 3, EG11, whole genome shotgun sequence region GCCGGGTAAGAATATTTCATCAATGTTGCCGCCTGTGCCGCCGCTTCCTCGGCCGGGTAAGGATCTTTCACCGCTTCCTCGGCCGGGTAAGAATATTTCATCAATGTTGCCGCCTGTGCCGCCGCTTCCTCGGCCGGGTAAGGATCTTTCACCGCTTCCTCGGCCGGGTAAGAATATTTCATCAATGTTGCCGCCTGTGCCGCCGCTTCCTCGGCCGGGTAAGGATCTTTCACCGCTTCCTCGGCCGGGTAAGAATATTTCATCAATGTTGCCGCCTGTGCCGCCGCTTCCTCGGCCGGGTAAGGATCTTTCACCGCTTCCTCGGCCGGGTAAGAATATTTCATCAATGTTGCCGCCTGTGCCGCCGCTTCCTCGCCGGGTAAGGATCTTTCACCGCTTCCTCGGTCGGGTAAGAATATTTCATCAATGTTGCCGCCTGTGCCGCCGCTTCCTCGGCCGGGTAAGGATCTTTCACCGCTTCCTCGGCCGGGTAAGAATATTTCATCAATGTTGCCGCCTGTGCCGCAGCTTCCTCGGCCGGGTAAGGATCTTTCACCGCTTCCTCGGCCGGGTAAGAATATTTCATCAATGTTGCCGCCTGTGCCGCCGCTTCCTCGGCCGGGTAAGGATCTTTCACCGCTTCCTCGGCCGGGTAAGAATATTTCATCAATGTTGCCGCCTGTGCCGCCGCTTCCTCGGCCGGGTAAGGATCTTTCACCGCTTCCTCGGCCGGGTAAGAATATTTCATCAATGTTGCCGCCTGTGCCGCCGCTTCCTCGGCGGGGTAAGGATCTTTCACCGCTTCCTCGGCCGGGTAAGAATATTTCATCAATGTTGCCGCCTGTGCCGCCGCTTCCTCGGCCGGGTAAGGATCTTTCACCGCTTCCTCGGCCGGATAAGAATCTTTCACCGCTTCCTCGGCCGGGTAAGAATATTTCATCAATGTTGCGCCTGTGCTCCTCGCACCAGATGCGTAGATGGCTCCTATATTTCCACGAAGGCTCCCGCCGGCTCTGTAGTTGCCGCCTTCTCTGAGCCCGCGGATGCCGACGACGTTGCTGTCCCTCCCCTCGACGTCTCCGTAGATGCTCCCCACGTTGCCTCCGCCTCCCGCGCCGGATCCATAGATGGCACCAACGTTGCCCCCGCCGTCGTCCAGGGCCGGTCCATGGTTGGCGCCGAGATAGCGGCTTCCTCTAGCACCGGATCTGTAGATGCTGCTGCCGCCTCCCTCGTCCCACTCGTCGATGTCAGGAACTCCGCCACTGTCAGGAACtccgccaccgccgccgccgccgccgccgccgtcgcTGCCGGCTCCAGCGGTAGCCGTGTCGCCTTGCTGGTTCCCCTGCTCGACGAAATAAATATGAGAGGATAAGGAACAGTACACTGATCGAGGACTGGCAGATGGGTATCAATAGGAAGGATGACGGGCTAGCTAACcatttgcttttttttctttctcgagTTGGTGGGAAATTTCCGCCTCCCAAAGGAATCGCTATGAAGTTGCTTGCCGGCTTAGCCTGTTAATTTATCCATGCTTGCTGGTGGGACTACGCGAATCACGCTCTTTAAAGCAAGGGACTGATGCCGAACGCCACTTGCGACAGCGAAGACAAAGCAATAAGATTCAAAGAAAAGCAATGCGATCACGAGtgccttctcttttttcttttttggttcgGTGCGCACAAGTTCCCTCTGCCGCCATGCATGATACGACAGGGTTTCTGCAGGTCAGGATAATTGATGCCATAATGCGAGGCAAGTATTGATGggtctgagaatttttttttttgcgggaTCGAACGGGGGCCACAAAGCATGTTTGCATGAGATATGATATAATCTAGCGATGATTCCGTTTCATTTTAAATGATTTGGTTTCCACGTCCAGACTGAACCACTGTGAGTTGAGCTAGGTTCAATCGGCATAAAAGAGGAGCCTTGGCGGATGGAGCCGGTTCCAATGCCAACCTCTTCATCTAGACCATCTTTATCTCCACGAACATCAGGTGCTCCGACTTTATATTCACCAGCAAGATGTTCGAGGGAATAATTTGTCAGAGAAGTCCCCCTTTTCGAATCTGTCCTTCAAATACAAGAAGCGAACTTTCTTGTAAATCATTCCAACTTACGTTCAATGCAACTTGAGTTGCTGTACAACATCAACTACAATGCTCTAAATAGTCTCTAAATGAAAACAAAGCAAGGGACTGATGCCGAACGCCACTTGCGACAGCGAAGACAAAGCAGTAAGATTCAAAGAAAAGCAATGCGATCACGAGtgccttctcttttttcttttttggttcgGTGCGCACAAGTTCCCTCTGCCGCCATGCATGATACGACAGGGTTTCTGCAGGTCATGGTAATTGATGCCATAATGCGAGGCAAGTATTGGTGGGTCTGAGGATTTTTTCTTTTGCGGGATCGAACGGGGGCCACAAAGCATGTTTGCATGAGATATGATATAATCTAGCGATGATTCCGTTTCATTTTAAATGATTTGGTTTCCACGTCCAGACTGAACCACTGTGAGTTGAGCTAGGTTCAATCGGCATAAAAGAGGAGCCTTGGCGGATGGAGCCGGTTCCAATGCCAACCTCTTCATCTAGACCATCTTTATCTCCACGAACATCAGGTGCTCCGACTTTATATTCACCAGCAAGATGTTCGAGGGAATAATTTGTCAGAGAAGTCCCCCTTTTCGAATCTGTCCTTCAAATACAAGAAGCGAACTTTCTTGTAAATCATTCCAACTTACGTTCAATGCAACTTGAGTTGCTGTACAACATCAACTACAATGCTCTAAATAGTCTCTAAATGAAAACAAAGCAAGGGACTGATGCCGAACGCCACTTGCGACAGCGAAGACAAAGCAGTAGATTCAAAGAAAAGCAATGCGATCACGAGtgccttctcttttttctttttggttcgGTGCGCACAAGTTCCCTCTGCCGCCATGCATGATACGACAGGGTTTCTGCAGGTCATGGTAATTGATGCCATAATGCGAGGCAAGTATTGGTGGGTCTGAGGATTTTTTCTTTTGCGGGATCGAACAGGGGCCACAAAGCATGTTTGCATGAGATATGATATAATCTAGCGATGATTCCATTTCATTTTAAATGATTTGGTTTCCACGTCCAGACTGAACCACTGTGAGTTGAGCTAGGTTCAATCGGCATAAAAGAGGAGCCTTGGCGGATGGAGCCGGTTCCAATGCCAACCTCTTCATCTAGACCATCTTTATCTCCACGAACATCAGGTGCTCCGACTTTATATTCACCAGCATGTTCGAGGGAATAATTTGTCAGAGAAGTCCCCCTTTTCGAATCTGTCCTTCAAATACAAGAAGCGAACTTTCTTGTAAATCATTCCAACTTACGTTCAATGCAACTTGAGTTGCTGTACAACATCAACTACAATGCTTTAAATAGTCTCTAAATGAACACACAACTCCATTGAAGTCGGTAGAGCTGCCCAAAACCATTTCGTAGTAGAGTTGTAGCTTTTAAAATGACATCCCCCCCTCCACACGTCTGTTTAAAGTTGATTTCCAACGGCATGAGGTGGCATCCCAACAGAACCGATCTTTATTTCCAACAGCGTAATTCGGATTCGAGGCATGATAAATATCGGACTGTAATTAAATATCAGTGACTGACTGTCGAATGGAGCATATCTTAACGGTCTGGATACGATGTCTGGAAACGACATCTGATCTGTTAGCTCTTGATGGTATGTCCAAATTGATTTTTGacgatcttgaatcctattgtcATGCACCTATTATTCCTCCCTATAACACTCCACTCGGCCAAgatcaaattaaagaaaaagaagtttaGTCACTCCATGAGAAATTAATTTCACCGTACAGAGCTTCATCGAAGGTGCAGCAAATCATGCATGCAAGTCTGATGCAACATTTCACAGGCTTGCAATGCAAGAGAAGTTCCAAGGTGGATTGCCTTTTTATCCAAGCATGACTTGGAAATCTATTAAAATTGAAGGATAAGGTGGTGGAGTGGCTAGTTTTACATCCTAAGTATTTGTTAGTGCAGAATTTTAAAATTCTTAATGCACAACAAAGCAGCAATTATGTAATAATACTCCGCATATAGATTACCGGCCGACCGCGGGCCAAACTTTGCATACGCACGGGAGATGGAGCAGCTATCAAATCAATAGCCTACTTTTCTTCTTTCTCGAATATTTGATGgtactttatatttttttatcgaaaaaaaaaagaaaaacaacaatAACATAATTAACATTGTAGGATCAGAGTTTCATATTTCAAAAGTGAACATCCCCTGGTACATATGTTAGTCTGGCTGCTGCGTCAAGGAGCCCCTATATTCAGGACAGTAATTTTTTCCACCAGGCTGATCAGTagcatacatgtatacatatgtatatatatgtgtgtgtgtgtgtgtgtgtgttttgtaTGATATAATGGATGCAGGATGGATCTCGTAAGTGGCAGATTTGCCAATGTCCGGTCACCTCTCAAACAAGGTGTCGAACCACCGGAAACATCCGCCACGCTGCCCGCCGTCTCCCGTGCCCGGCCCACTTCCATAGATGGCGCCGACGTTGCCCCCGCCGCTAGAGCCAGGTCCGTAGATGGCGCCCACGTTACCGCCACCTCTGGCGCCGGGTCTGTAGATGGCGCCCACGTTGCCACCGCCATGCTCACCAGGTCTATAGATGCGGCCGACCCTGCCGCCGCCTTCCTCCTCCGGCCCGAAGACGCCACCGATCATGCCACCATGCCGGTTCCCCTGCCAAATAATTAACATGACACATGCAAGCTCATTAATGGATCGATCAAAAACTTGCAGATATATATAGATCTGAATCGAGAAGGTGGGGCTGACCATATTTTCCGAGTTGGTCTGGTGTTTCTTGTCTCCGACCGAGTTGTTTCCGGGGGGGCTTGGCCGGTTTATAGTAATTAGGAAACCTACTCGTGAGGAGCAAGGCAAGCCAACTTTTGCCCCAACGTCAACTCCACCTGAGGCCCGTGCTTCTTACTTCTAGGCATCAATACAGAACCTGAATATAGATAGGGGTCTCCACTCTCCATGCAGGAAATGGAGTTGAGGCCTATGTCATTCATTTCGGTTCCCAGTAACTTTTCCCCCTACTCAACTCTACATACCCCTCCGCTCCAACTTTTGCCacaagaagaacaagagaaaAACTCATAACAGAATCCTTTTctccaaaatctctctctctctctctctctggcctCAGCCTTTCTGCGATTCCCCTCTTTCTTCGTTTGCTTTTTTGTTTCTGGTTTTTAATCTATCGAGTGCTTCAAAATTCTCGGtctctttttatttctcttttgTTTTTTACCAGGCTTTATCGGTCACTGAAAAAAAAAACTACCTGACACAGCAAATTTAGATGGTgttgaatctttttattaaaaaaaaaaaaaacagagagatcaAGGTGCGCTTTGCAGCATTAGAAGATTCCTACCATACAAAATGGAAATACTAATTTCTTGTAGAACATTGGGCTGATTTAACTGatttatcttctctctctctctctctctctctctctctcttttccttctctgCGTGCGCGCGGTGCTCTTTTAGCACTATCTCTATCGACTATGGGCACCTGATACGAGCCGAGCCATCttaatttgtttttttttttttttgatgagagcCATCTTAATTTGATGCAGTTAAGACTTTCAACTAGCTAGCTTAAGACTCCCACCATGGCCAACATATCAACAACAGGAACAaatttttgctctactgtgatcctatctcttgattaatttttgatactgaAAACATTGGAACATGCAAAGAAAGTGAAGTTcatcttgattaatttttgatatatatatactgAAAACATGATTGAATCATGCAAAGAAAGTGAAATCTAAAtttcaatcttaaaaaaattttctagcgTACGTCTATAAAGATTTCCATTTTTTCATCCAAGCTTATTTGGGAAAACATGCTTCAAGTAGAAACTCTGCATAATATATTTTATGCTTGCTATTTACATAATGAGATGCATTTATTTTCAGCAAAGGCAACAAATATAATCCACGACGGGAGCAGTTCGTATGTGGGAATTATAAATAATACGGTAACATGTCAAATTCGATGCTCCcttttcaataaaataaaaacatgTCAAATTCGAAAAAGCTAGCTGGCAAATAAATGAAATGATCATAACATACCAAATTATGTTATCTAGAGAAGTATAAAATCAAAAGGAGAAATGAACAATCCAATAGTACCTCTCCTCACTGATCTCAATTCCTTTCTCCTCCAACTCCTGATCTCTAGTCTCTCCCAACCCAATCAATAATATTAGNNNNNNNNNNNNNNNNNNNNNNNNNNNNNNNNNNNNNNNNNNNNNNNNNNNNNNNNNNNNNNNNNNNNNNNNNNNNNNNNNNNNNNNNNNNNNNNNNNNNAGTATTCTTATATTGCAGGAGCACCACgaatcgatcacagactattttagatggcggcataAGCATTTCaatccttttattatttaaatttttttgaaaaattaatatacattatctaattattatattttattacaggaacccagacaccttcgtctacgatgatccgatgctgacttctggaggacagaggacatcccacaaatagtgctagattatttacgttatttgaattttatggagtatatcggattggtcgtatacagatggatgttggtattattactgctttgcttgagagatagcgtccagagacacacacatttcatcttccatttggtgaggcgaccatcactttacaggatgtcagcatccttactggactaccagttgatggtgatccagttaccggagttgatcccacacttaccattccggagtggcaggccttgtgcttgcgattgctagggtttgagcccgacgcccactttttcgatcattcatgactcaggattgagtgtttggatgatcgttatcgatattttcatattgcggatgatgcaccagaggagatagtgcagcagtatgttaggggtcagatgctgcggttgttaggtggtatcctgttatccgatactttattgaataagatgaagttgatatttttgccattattagaggatttagacttcgttcgtagactcagttggggcagtgtagTACTAGCTTACCTGtatagagctatgtgtcggggttcttatgctgatcagagcgagattgatggttatcttgtattattacaggtatgtgaattaaaaaattttatttttaatattcaattatatttcacATTGAGTATgtaatgtatgatttttttgaaatttgtagatttggatatgggagcgtatgccgactatcagtccattacgatgacagttgctcgagatgccatcagagcagcctgatcctgatgttccattcagactagatggaccatgggatataggtataaaaatattactttttttatttaaaacttactgttttaaatttgataaaatttatttaacatgagtagattgtgaaaggTGGAACGTTGCATTTAacattcatcacgtatcgacgagagtggcacggatTTATTGGtgtcagttggatacattagttgatacatatagacggataaatttaatttttttacaaatattattttatagtattcataatctattaaaattttagcttactaattttttttattttaactctatcagtttttgtaggagccatatacagatgagatatttgcTATATTACCGCGATGTATATAGTTGGTCATGACATATGGACTGTtggggtgccacttatttattttgatgtggtagagtgacaTCTTTCCGATCATGTCCTGcggtagtttggtcagattcaggacatcccagagcagtttgatactagtcaggacttcatcgtattgatcgatgagggagagctcgtattgactgacgtatAAAATATGTAGAGTACATTGATATTTGGGATGCATGTCGAGATCATATTATTCATGATGATctcattttgagaggccgttcatataccgaggactacatggcttaattttttagcattacagtgcgagtcattggacagccttggTATGCAGTTTCCGGATACGAGGGCAAGAGTTCTGCTGTATGTCTTTTGAtaagactacgaaaattagtttatgttgtttgtgttatatttttattttatattttacagtatattgactattttatttttattttgtagactgattctatgtcggatcttgtgttggacgctcgtcgtgctttatctacgactgatgaagacgaacggattcggatactgcatgaaatagagagaacaagtttcgaaacattggtggcgattggtgttgatccatatagctgtgcgccttggtatggagcagctgatgcatcagatatgagatatacgccgtcaccatatgttccataTATGCCATCACTGTATATTTCGCAGAtatcatcactagatgctgcacagatgccaccttttgatccacagatggcagcacctTCTTTTTCCTACATCCCCTAAatgacatcatcgggtaccagttggccacatgtatgatactttcttttcaggcccatccgtgttccagatgagagggttgagcgggtcgttcagtccgtagatgatccgtcagcatcagttattcctgagcagcatgaccagcagacctcctccactgatatggggaggagccatcacagcagaagcaggagcagccgttgaggactttcctgagaaggtccaagcgaccacgggcaccacgacgtccttgtgggacttagtcttttttagatttatacttaGTATTTTGAAACTTTATTGTTACTTTTTTTGtatacttgatatttttattctatttaatattattaattattgattttattttatattatttaattttaaatgatcggatattatgctttgtggatatggatacacatactctaatTATGTCTtggaacattaggagagaaaattaTGCTAaagggctataaaaattataacgtaaaaataataatatatcaaataatttaattatgagatgaatcggaccgcACTGGTACATCTGATCTGATATGGGTACGAATAACTCGTACGGTgcggtatgaaaaaaaaattaattaatttgaaatgaagaagtaatttaaaatgatattttttattttaattaaattaaaattttattttttaaaaattaaaattaaaatttttatttttttctcattttttctcattttttatggtattttttatttttttataattttttaatatttttttaggatatttttttaaaaaattaatttttaaatggagaaaatatttgaaattatgttttttatttgaattaaatttgaatttttatttttcaaaatttaaaattataatttttattttttcttatttttttcttctttgtttggaatattttttaaaaaaataatttaaaatggagaaagtaatttgaaatgatattttttattttaattaaaattaaaaattttatttcatttaaatttaagattataattttttttttattttttaaattttttgcttctttatggcactttttatttttttatttttttaaatattttttttaaaaaaataatttataaactgaaaaagtaatttgaattgatattttttatttgaattaaaattaaaattattattttttaaattcaaaattataatttttatttttttctcatttcattctcattttttctttttttatggtatattttattttttaaattttttaagatttttttgggatattttttaaaaaaattaattttaaatagagaaaataatttgaaattatcttttttatttgaattaaaattaaaattttttatttttaaaatttaaaattataatttttatttttttcttctttgttggaatattttttttaaaaataatttgaaatggagaaagtaatttgaaatgatattttttattttaattaaaataaaatttctatttttttaaatttaaaattataacttttattttttttatttttctaaattttttgcttttctatgacactttttatttttttatttttttgacatattgttttaaaaaaattaatttgaaatgaagaaagtaatttgaaatgatgttttttatttgaattaaaattaaaatttttatttttttgaattcaaaattatatttttatttttttatcatttctttctcatttctttcttttttatggtattttttaattttttaattttttaagatttctttttgagatttttttaaaaaattaattttaaatggagaaaataatttaaaattatattttttatttgaattaaaagtagaatttttattctttaaaattcattcaaaattataaattttatttttttctaatttttttcttcttttatgtattttttttaaaaataatttgaaaaggagattgtaatttgaaatgatgatttttatttgaattaaaattaaaatttttattttcttaaaatttaaaattataatttctattttttaaatttttttatggtatttttattttttttacatcaatttttttcagatatttttttaaaaaagataattgAAATGGAgagactaatttgaaatgataattttaaattttatcaaatttataatttctatttttttataaatttaaaattataatttttatttttttttattttttactatatttactattttttttaggagaaaaattaaaatcgtcaaataatatgatatttttaaaaacgtcattggaatggcatttttaaaacagcatttcaaatgacgttttaAAAAATGTCATTTGATTtggcattttattttttattttttgacgtcGTCTACGTGAAAAATGGAGGAAAAAGGTGGGTGACGTGGCGAtgataaaataccattcaaaatgatattttatcctttttgcatcaatctgataaataagttaaaaattagattatttttgtaaataattttttttaaaattaatttggtaAAGGACTCCACCTTCTCGAGCCACACAGTACAGGCAGTTAATAAGAAGCTCGATAAGTGAGCTAAACATCAGCTATGTAACTTTTTTTGTACAAGATTCATGTGTTACTCTGCCAATTTTCATTGAACTTTAATAGGTAACTAATCCTAAAAAGAGAATGATTCTTTATTAGTTGTTATGAATATTTGCTTACCTATGCATTGTAACTTGGAATCCTAGGTTAGGAGATTGAACTTTTATAAATGGGAGTGGTATTATAGATTTGCACTAACAACAACAAACATCGATAAAAAGATAATAACCAACCTAATTTAAGCCAAAA contains the following coding sequences:
- the LOC140856245 gene encoding uncharacterized protein, giving the protein MGNQQGDTATAGAGSDGGGGGGGGGGVPDSGGVPDIDEWDEGGGSSIYRSGARGSRYLGANHGPALDDGGGNVGAIYGSGAGGGGNVGSIYGDVEGRDSNVVGIRGLREGGNYRAGGSLRGNIGAIYASGARSTGATLMKYSYPAEEAVKDSYPAEEAVKDPYPAEEAAAQAATLMKYSYPAEEAVKDPYPAEEAAAQAATLMKYSYPAEEAVKDPYPAEEAAAQAATLMKYSYPAEEAVKDPYPAEEAAAQAATLMKYSYPAEEAVKDPYPAEEAAAQAATLMKYSYPAEEAVKDPYPAEEAAAQAATLMKYSYPTEEAVKDPYPARKRRHRRQH